Genomic segment of Denticeps clupeoides chromosome 13, fDenClu1.1, whole genome shotgun sequence:
aactgcaggctcactctaccccggaagggcgtccctctttgtatcactccttcccatggtttcttcctttcttttttctctcttctagagTTTTTAAGtagggtcaggtgtgtgtgtgtgtgtgtgtgtgtgtaacatgtaATTCTTGAGTTGGGCATTTTGCACTGGGGGTGGCTGGCAGGATCTCAACAtcgtatgattgtgcaatgacaataaagcccTAGAATTCAGACTCACTACTGCTTGTCTCTGAAGAGTCTCTGGCGAAGACCCAGGCCTCATATGGTTTGGTGGGTTGGGGAAGGGTGGGGAGCCCATCTGGTCTCCCCGGTCATACCTAGTCATGACAAGATAAGAAAGATTTGTGACGGGTGAACGTTAACTCCCATGCAAACCCAGGAGGGCGAACGCTCATTACCTGCCACCTCTGTAAGTGGGGGTGTGCGCTGGACTGATATTATGAGCGTTTCCTGGGCTGTTTCCCTCTTGGCTTACATGACTGCTGCCTACAAGACAGAGAATTAAAAAAGTTTAACATCACGGTCACACACggagctgaagaaaaaaaaaataaaaaccctgcCTGGACGAGTTTCGCTTACCTGCTCTGAACTGGATTTTAAGTGGCCTTCCAAATAACCTCGTCCCATTGAGCAGGCTCATGCCGTACGGCACGGACACTTCGTGTTTGAAGTTGACAAACCCGAAGAGTTTCGACTTCCCATCGGCGTCCTTGGGTATTTTGACTTTTATCAGGGGTCCAGCCTGCaaatttaaaaaccaaaacagAACTTGGTATCATAAAAAGGGGCGTAAATCCAACCTTGAATGGAGTGAAGAGGGAAATTTTTTTGTGcacagtaaaataaatcagGGCGTTTCCACGTATATTTCTTCCAAGAAAATAATCGCTACTTGTTTCAAGTATACATTATATTGATCAGTaaagagtcccaggttcaaaccccacttgctccAAATGTGGGGGGGAttcctgtccctgtcactatcgattgtacgtcgctctgggtAAATGCCACACGACAAGTTTGAGATGAAGGGAACAGAAATCAGGAACAAGCCATTTCCGTCGCTTTTGTCATAACTGGCAACAAATAAAATTTCAAATACGACTGAAACCAACTTAAAATTGagaaatactaaaaaaaatggtttatagTCATTGCAAAAGGAAAATAAAGTTTGTTTGGACGCATTAGTCCAGATGCGCTTCTGCCTGCTGCAGAGACGAAAGCGAGTTCAGAATTGACCAGAACGCGACCTAAACAGACGTCAGACACAAAACGTTCTGCCGAGCACGCCGAAAGCGTCCTGGTTCCTCGTAATCTCTCCATTCACCACAAACGGGCTTTTTGGTTAAGACGTTCTCCTGAGCCGCGTCGACGTTAGCCGCCTAGCCTGGCTCGGTCTCACCTGTAAAAACAACTCGAACAGCAACTCTTCCGTAACCTTGAAGTCCAAGTTCCCGACGAAGAGCGTCCGGTCTGCTTCGTCGGCTATCCCCatcgtgtttttcttttttttatcgttTAAACCAGACAAACCTGTCCAAACGCGACACAAAAATCCATTCGCGGAACGGGCCTGTGAACTGCCGTAAATAGGTTCGCTGCCGTAGTCTGACGCGGACCGTCGCGATCTTTGTTGCCAAGTAGGCGTCTTTTTAAGCGgccttttttaattttggtcGCTATCTCAGAGTACCACTTTATGATTCTGCCTGCTTCCCGACCTTATACGTCCCCTCTCCGAAAACATTTACGAAACCCTCGAATGGCTTTGATAAGACTGGTAACGCTTAGTAACACTTTGGGGCTTGGAGCAGACCTTGCTGCGTATTTTTCTtgcaatctggcaacgctgttCCAAGCTAGccccccaataaaaaaaatacaatttcacgTACAAACGAAAAGGAGAATGTTCAAagagtattttatttcattcaaatttttaaaaacacctcGGTCACTCCTGGAATTTTGCTGGAATCCTGTTCACATTGTAGACCCATTGTGGCATCTTACAGAGCATTAAATTAATATCTAATAGTAATTGACAGTCAGTGCCTGCAGTTTGTATCCATGTTCATTCTTTTATTAAAGGCTGCAGCACAGAAATTCCTTCAGAAATATCTGCCAAGATCCGATTGCAGATCCACAAGGTGTGGGCCAGGACAATCCCTTTGAGCGTCAGtgccaaacacacctccagagaGCCCGACTGCCCTCACAATGAGGCGGTGCCTTGGATTCATTAAAAGTGTAACGATTTTTCAGCCACGCTTGGGAGACATAAGGACATTCTGCTCTTGTTTTATGCCAGTGTTCAAGTAAGCATGATATGACAAGCCGAGA
This window contains:
- the rbm7 gene encoding RNA-binding protein 7, which codes for MGIADEADRTLFVGNLDFKVTEELLFELFLQAGPLIKVKIPKDADGKSKLFGFVNFKHEVSVPYGMSLLNGTRLFGRPLKIQFRAGSSHVSQEGNSPGNAHNISPAHTPTYRGGRYDRGDQMGSPPFPNPPNHMRPGSSPETLQRQAVMNNMWQMTFQQMNGSFQTPQQHQSIPSRAGRAGGEGSPWQQDTSSQRGYRHHDGMGHHGRDQRYNGGGPERHRRDHSQRSDFYHHDNRSRDYPERRRDGSRDGRWKRC